A stretch of Prunus dulcis chromosome 6, ALMONDv2, whole genome shotgun sequence DNA encodes these proteins:
- the LOC117630910 gene encoding 60S ribosomal protein L38: MPKQIHEIKDFLLTARRKDARSVKIKRSKDAVKFKVRCSKYLYTLCVFDSEKADKLKQSLPPGLSVQDL, from the exons ATG CCGAAGCAAATCCACGAGATTAAGGATTTCCTTCTAACTGCAAGAAGGAAGGATGCACGCTCTGTCAAAATCAAGAGGAGCAAAGATGCTGTCAAGTTTAAGGTTCGATGCTCCAAGTACCTTTACACTCTTTGCGTGTTTGATTCGGAGAAGGCCGACAAGTTGAAGCAATCCCTTCCTCCAG